Proteins from a single region of Hyalangium gracile:
- a CDS encoding HIT family protein — translation MDVNDPCLGCAIVRGATRPPGGIIARAPGLVLHGVAAPSPVPGWVVISSERHLRALYELDEAESRELGAFAARVMRAQREVLGAEHAYAFAIGDVLRHFHLHLVPRFPDTPQRLWGRAVFDAPSAEHRSPEELEAAAKRLAAALATGP, via the coding sequence ATGGACGTGAACGACCCATGCCTCGGCTGCGCCATCGTCCGGGGAGCCACGCGCCCCCCCGGCGGCATCATCGCCCGTGCTCCCGGGCTGGTGCTCCACGGCGTCGCCGCTCCCAGCCCCGTGCCGGGCTGGGTGGTCATCTCCAGCGAGCGCCACCTCCGCGCCCTCTATGAGCTGGACGAGGCCGAGTCCCGGGAGCTGGGCGCCTTCGCCGCCCGGGTGATGCGCGCCCAGCGCGAGGTGCTCGGCGCCGAGCACGCCTACGCCTTCGCCATCGGCGACGTGCTCCGCCACTTCCACCTCCACCTCGTGCCTCGCTTCCCGGACACGCCCCAGCGCCTGTGGGGCCGCGCCGTCTTCGATGCCCCCTCGGCCGAGCACCGCTCCCCCGAGGAGCTGGAGGCCGCGGCGAAGCGCCTCGCCGCCGCGCTGGCCACCGGGCCCTGA
- a CDS encoding TonB-dependent receptor domain-containing protein, translating into MSSLRPVLLALSLLLVPWLARANNTADEADVAFELGNEAYSKGNYNEALRSYFTSYRLVPNRNVLFNIARCYEAQNRFNEAYRYYNDLLAGEPLPDDDAAEVRRALERLRPKVALVRVATTPEGAEVYIDRTDLGSRGRSPQTLALSPGRHKVMVRKEGYRPAEASVVVSRGRSVSQEFELALITGTVELTGTPAGAEVRTAPDGAALAQLPGKLDLPPGQHVLYVRAPGHAPAQLVVEVPADGVVKVPVALGTQARPTGRLVVTANRENATVRVDGKPAGFTPTVVTLPEGEHILEVESLEVRPLRQEVQVVAEQELKVHAELRYAPPPVRAASKGLTSVDEAPASTTVLTQEELRSFGWRNLAEALAGVRGFFLSNDRTYTYVGVRGFSPPGDLNTRILILWDGHAMNDVWAGQGYAAHDLSVDLEEVERIEVVRGPGSALYGTGAFFAVINVVPRESLGTERHVEVTGAVGALGTVGLHASAGWEDGLDRSVLASAALMRATGAETTLLDPSTRVAGLDGERALSGSVYARFNHLTLMGRLNSRVKEIPTGPFGSVIGAKGTQSLDTRGFLEARYERPLSDTINLSLRGSFDMSRYRGDRMYNDEDGDGLIRETEGGRADWLSAEARVRLGLFDGNHLTVGLEGQGQIRVEQETYGPGGGIPLPTKTRTLLSLYLMDEWRLHPRLSLSAGLRVDKYLDLDALPITPRVALIGRPYTRGLTKLVAGRAFRAPNVYELFYEDFLVTQRPAEELGPETITTFELEHSHDLTDELRLTVAGYHNRISNLVTLATDELPVPRCGDPVGTAQCFIFQNSGTETLAWGAEAGVHWQPGRFLLVDLSYSYVSLLHVLDEVQHAKPNHIVSGRLLLPLGTGEVRLAAQATYQSARNSGADAPEVGEAVLLGVGLSGEFSRFRYFAGVQNLLDEQYQLPVNSETSAMPVPQYGRTFTLQLTGTY; encoded by the coding sequence ATGTCCTCGCTTCGCCCTGTCCTGCTCGCCCTGTCCCTGCTGCTCGTGCCCTGGCTGGCGCGGGCCAACAACACCGCGGACGAGGCGGACGTCGCCTTCGAGCTCGGCAACGAGGCCTACTCGAAGGGCAACTACAACGAGGCGCTGCGCTCCTACTTCACCAGCTACCGCCTGGTCCCCAACCGCAACGTCCTCTTCAACATCGCCCGCTGCTACGAGGCGCAGAACCGCTTCAACGAGGCCTACCGCTACTACAACGACCTGCTCGCCGGAGAGCCCCTCCCGGACGACGACGCCGCCGAGGTCCGCCGCGCGCTGGAGCGGCTCCGCCCCAAGGTGGCCCTCGTGCGCGTGGCCACCACCCCCGAGGGCGCCGAGGTCTACATCGACCGCACGGACCTGGGCAGCCGCGGGCGCTCGCCGCAGACGCTCGCGCTGTCCCCCGGCCGCCACAAGGTGATGGTGAGGAAGGAGGGCTACCGCCCCGCCGAGGCCTCCGTCGTCGTCTCTCGCGGCCGCTCCGTCTCGCAGGAGTTCGAGCTGGCCCTCATCACCGGCACCGTGGAGCTCACCGGCACTCCCGCGGGCGCCGAGGTGCGCACCGCCCCCGACGGCGCCGCGCTCGCCCAGCTGCCCGGAAAGCTGGACCTGCCGCCCGGCCAGCACGTGCTGTACGTCCGCGCTCCCGGCCACGCCCCCGCTCAGCTCGTCGTGGAGGTGCCCGCAGATGGCGTGGTGAAGGTGCCCGTGGCGCTGGGGACCCAGGCACGGCCCACCGGACGCCTCGTCGTCACCGCCAACCGCGAGAACGCCACCGTGCGCGTGGACGGCAAGCCCGCCGGCTTCACCCCCACCGTCGTCACCCTGCCCGAGGGCGAGCACATCCTCGAGGTGGAGAGCCTCGAGGTGCGCCCCCTGCGCCAGGAGGTGCAGGTGGTGGCCGAGCAGGAGCTCAAGGTCCACGCCGAGCTGCGCTATGCGCCCCCGCCCGTGCGCGCCGCCTCCAAGGGGCTGACGTCCGTGGACGAGGCCCCCGCCTCCACCACCGTGCTCACCCAGGAGGAGCTGCGCTCCTTCGGCTGGCGCAACCTCGCCGAGGCCCTCGCCGGCGTGCGCGGCTTCTTCCTCTCCAACGACCGCACCTATACGTACGTGGGCGTGCGCGGCTTCTCCCCGCCCGGAGACTTGAACACCCGCATCCTCATCCTCTGGGACGGCCACGCGATGAACGACGTGTGGGCCGGCCAGGGCTACGCGGCGCATGACTTGTCGGTGGACCTGGAGGAGGTGGAGCGCATCGAGGTCGTCCGCGGCCCCGGCAGCGCGCTGTACGGCACCGGCGCCTTCTTCGCCGTCATCAACGTGGTGCCCCGCGAGTCGCTGGGCACCGAGCGCCACGTGGAGGTGACGGGCGCGGTGGGTGCGCTGGGGACGGTGGGCCTGCATGCCTCGGCCGGCTGGGAGGACGGGTTGGACCGCTCCGTGCTGGCGTCCGCCGCGCTGATGCGCGCCACCGGTGCCGAGACGACGCTGTTGGACCCCAGCACGCGCGTGGCGGGGCTGGACGGCGAGCGCGCCCTCAGCGGCTCGGTGTACGCGCGCTTCAACCACCTCACGCTCATGGGCCGCCTCAACAGCCGGGTGAAGGAGATCCCCACCGGCCCCTTCGGCAGCGTCATCGGCGCCAAGGGCACCCAGTCGCTGGACACGCGCGGCTTCCTCGAGGCGCGCTACGAGCGGCCCCTGAGCGACACCATCAACCTGTCCCTGCGAGGCTCCTTCGACATGAGCCGCTATCGCGGCGACCGCATGTACAACGACGAGGACGGCGACGGCCTCATCCGGGAGACCGAAGGGGGCCGCGCCGACTGGCTCTCCGCCGAGGCCCGCGTGCGGCTGGGCCTGTTCGACGGCAACCACCTCACCGTGGGCCTGGAGGGCCAGGGGCAGATCCGCGTGGAGCAGGAGACGTACGGCCCGGGCGGCGGCATACCGCTGCCCACCAAGACACGCACCCTGCTGTCCCTCTACCTGATGGACGAGTGGCGCCTGCACCCTCGGCTGAGCCTGTCCGCGGGCCTGCGCGTGGACAAGTACCTGGACCTGGACGCCCTGCCCATCACGCCGCGCGTGGCCCTCATCGGGCGCCCGTACACCCGGGGGCTCACCAAGCTGGTCGCCGGCCGGGCCTTCCGCGCCCCCAACGTCTACGAGCTCTTCTACGAGGACTTCCTGGTCACCCAGCGGCCCGCCGAGGAGCTGGGCCCGGAGACCATCACCACCTTCGAGCTGGAGCACTCGCACGACCTGACGGACGAGCTGCGCCTCACCGTGGCGGGCTACCACAACCGCATCTCCAACCTCGTGACGCTGGCGACCGACGAGCTGCCGGTGCCCCGGTGCGGCGACCCGGTGGGCACGGCCCAGTGCTTCATCTTCCAGAACAGCGGCACCGAGACGCTCGCGTGGGGCGCCGAGGCCGGCGTGCACTGGCAGCCCGGCCGCTTCCTGCTGGTGGACCTGAGCTACTCCTACGTCAGCCTGCTGCACGTCCTGGACGAGGTGCAGCACGCCAAGCCCAACCACATCGTCTCCGGGCGGCTGCTGCTGCCGCTGGGTACCGGCGAGGTGCGGCTGGCCGCGCAGGCCACCTACCAGAGCGCCCGCAACAGCGGCGCGGACGCCCCGGAGGTCGGCGAGGCGGTGCTGCTGGGCGTGGGCCTGTCCGGCGAGTTCTCCCGCTTCCGCTACTTCGCGGGCGTGCAGAACCTGCTGGACGAGCAGTACCAGCTGCCCGTGAACTCGGAGACGTCCGCGATGCCCGTCCCCCAGTACGGCCGCACCTTCACCCTCCAGCTCACGGGGACCTACTGA
- a CDS encoding NUDIX hydrolase, producing MGTLTEAREAARQVTDALVRVAYRGAYSLAMAYWFVRRPSAEGVLVGVWHGRRVLLLQNSYKRFFSMPGGGAHPGESHVQTALRELREEVGLTWSASQLRPAFDVVDLGEFKRDHVFFMERDVDAEPALTIDRREVVWAGFIDVDSALQLPLTPTVRAYLTDAARRRASPTSQDC from the coding sequence ATGGGGACCCTGACGGAGGCTCGGGAGGCGGCACGCCAGGTGACCGATGCCCTGGTGCGCGTGGCGTACCGTGGCGCCTACTCGCTGGCCATGGCGTACTGGTTCGTGCGCCGCCCCTCCGCCGAAGGCGTCCTCGTCGGCGTGTGGCACGGCCGGCGCGTGCTGCTCCTGCAGAACTCCTACAAGCGCTTCTTCAGCATGCCGGGAGGAGGCGCCCACCCCGGCGAGTCCCACGTCCAGACGGCCCTGCGCGAGCTGCGCGAGGAGGTGGGCCTCACCTGGAGCGCCTCGCAGCTGCGCCCCGCCTTCGATGTGGTGGACCTGGGCGAGTTCAAGCGCGACCACGTCTTCTTCATGGAGCGGGACGTGGACGCCGAGCCCGCGCTCACCATCGATCGCCGCGAGGTGGTGTGGGCCGGCTTCATCGACGTGGACTCCGCCCTCCAGCTCCCGCTGACTCCCACGGTGCGCGCCTACCTCACCGATGCCGCGCGGCGTCGCGCCAGCCCCACCTCCCAGGACTGCTGA
- a CDS encoding GNAT family N-acetyltransferase gives MDDTELLFIQPGHTLYPEELELRYRVLREPLGFPRSAVTFPFEAQSLHLVLRQGATVLGCVLFNPEDAHGGRLFQMAVSPPLQGRGLGARLVIALEEELRRRGFTHVHLHARANVVPFYERLGYEVYGEPFTEVNIPHRHMRKSLASSILPGRRSQEA, from the coding sequence ATGGACGACACCGAGCTGCTCTTCATCCAACCCGGGCACACCCTCTACCCGGAGGAGCTGGAGCTGCGCTACCGCGTGCTGCGCGAGCCGCTGGGCTTTCCCCGCTCCGCCGTCACCTTCCCCTTCGAGGCCCAGAGCCTCCACCTCGTCCTGCGCCAGGGCGCCACGGTGCTCGGCTGCGTCCTGTTCAATCCCGAGGACGCCCACGGGGGCCGCCTCTTCCAGATGGCCGTCAGCCCCCCGCTCCAGGGCCGGGGGCTGGGTGCGCGCCTCGTCATCGCCCTGGAGGAGGAGCTGCGGCGGCGCGGCTTCACGCACGTGCACCTCCATGCCCGGGCCAACGTCGTCCCCTTCTACGAGCGCCTGGGCTACGAGGTGTACGGCGAGCCCTTCACGGAAGTGAACATTCCCCATCGCCACATGCGCAAGTCGCTCGCCTCATCTATCCTCCCGGGGCGGAGGAGCCAGGAGGCATGA